The Arachis ipaensis cultivar K30076 chromosome B05, Araip1.1, whole genome shotgun sequence nucleotide sequence ACACCACACCGGTCCCTCAGCCTCTCCCTAGAAAGAACATACTTCCATTGTTACCGCCCTATGGCACCGACGCCGACACTCTCACCGTCACCGTCAGCCATAATAAGCCCCGTAAACCTGCCGCTTCTCCTCCTTTTGCTACCCAAGATTCAGAAAAATGCTTGGCAGTAagcatttctctctctctctctctctctatttcaCATTATATTTATTCTGAATTTATTACTATTACTATTTGTAACACGTATATGTTAATGATGATTCAGAATAGTCGATCAACAAAGATCAGATCATCTCCTGGTGGACGGTCATCGCTTGG carries:
- the LOC107641719 gene encoding protein SPIRAL1-like 5, which produces MSYRGHPARGRSSLGYLFGSDDTTPVPQPLPRKNILPLLPPYGTDADTLTVTVSHNKPRKPAASPPFATQDSEKCLANSRSTKIRSSPGGRSSLGYLFGDNN